One stretch of Scophthalmus maximus strain ysfricsl-2021 chromosome 12, ASM2237912v1, whole genome shotgun sequence DNA includes these proteins:
- the si:dkey-97m3.1 gene encoding fatty acyl-CoA reductase 1 isoform X1 — MSTDLPEGQDLDGSAVQATEGATAPTDIRSSSSSSPAGGSMASIAEYYAGKNVLITGGTGFMGKVLVEKLLRSCPEVKALYLLVRPKAGQSMQQRVSDMMKCKLFDRVREDNPDFHQKIVAVSSELTQPGLAISPEDVERLNACVNIVFHCAATIRFDEPLKHALQLNVLATQQLLGLAHQMQHLEAFIHISTAYANCNRKYIDEVIYPPPVEPKKLIELLEWMDDGIVRDITPRLIGDRPNTYTYTKALAEYVVQQEQGKLNIGIVRPSIVGASWQEPFPGWIDNFNGPSGVFIAAGKGILRTMRANNDAVADLIPVDVVINLTLAAGWHTAVHRPKTSLVYNCTTGGINPFRWGEIEHHVMSSFKRNPLDQAFRRPNANITSNYLINQYWVLVSHKFPALLYDLFLRLTGQKPQMMRIFNRLHKAINLLEYFSRQDWEWNSENMNMLMNQLTPEDRKTFNFDVRQLNWPEYIENYCIGTKKYVLNEDMSDIPAARQHLRKLRNIRYTFNTLLVVFIWRVFIARSQMARNIWYFVVSLCFKFLSYFRASSTLTN; from the exons gaTCTTCCTGAAGGCCAGGACCTGGACGGGTCAGCAGTGCAGGCGACAGAGGGAGCGACCGCGCCGACGGACAtccgaagcagcagcagcagcagcccggcGGGCGGCAGCATGGCGTCCATCGCGGAATACTACGCCGGCAAGAACGTCCTGATCACGGGCGGCACGGGCTTCATGGGCAAAGTGCTGGTAGAGAAGCTGCTGAGGTCGTGCCCCGAGGTCAAAGCCCTCTACCTCCTGGTCAGACCCAAGGCCGGGCAGTCCATGCAGCAGAGGGTCAGCGACATGATGAAGTGCAAA CTCTTCGACCGCGTGCGGGAGGACAACCCCGACTTCCACCAGAAGATCGTGGCCGTCAGCAGCGAGCTGACGCAGCCGGGCCTGGCCATCAGCCCGGAGGACGTGGAGCGGCTCAACGCCTGCGTCAACATCGTCTTCCACTGCGCCGCCACCATCCGCTTCGACGAGCCGCTCAA ACACGCCCTGCAGCTGAACGTACTCGCCACGCAGCAGCTCCTCGGCCTGGCCCACCAGATGCAGCACCTCGAGGCCTTCATCCACATCTCCACCGCCTATGCAAACTGCAACCGCAAGTACATCGACGAGGTCATCTACCCTCCGCCCGTCGAGCCCAAGAAGCTCATCGAGTTGCtcga GTGGATGGACGACGGCATCGTGCGGGACATCACGCCGCGCCTCATCGGCGACAGGCCCAacacctacacctacaccaAAGCCCTGGCGGAGTACGTGgtgcagcaggagcagggcAAGCTCAACATCGGCATCGTCAGACCCTCCATAGTGGGGGCCAGCTGGCAGGAGCCCTTCCCC GGTTGGATTGACAACTTCAACGGGCCGAGCGGAGTCTTCATAGCC GCCGGCAAGGGCATCCTGCGCACCATGAGGGCCAACAACGACGCGGTGGCCGACCTGATCCCCGTGGACGTGGTCATCAACCTCACCCTGGCGGCGGGCTGGCACACTGCGGTTCACAG ACCTAAAACCTCCCTGGTGTACAACTGCACGACCGGCGGCATCAACCCGTTCCGCTGGGGAGAAATCG AGCACCATGTGATGTCGTCCTTCAAGAGGAACCCCCTGGATCAGGCCTTCCGCAGGCCCAACGCCAACATCACATCCAACTACCTGATCAACCAGTACTGGGTGCTGGTCAGCCACAAGTTCCCCGCCCTCCTCTACGACCTCTTCCTGCGTCTCACCGGACAGAAACCGCA GATGATGCGCATCTTTAACCGCCTGCACAAGGCCATCAACCTCCTAGAGTATTTCAGCAGACAGGACTGGGAGTGGAACTCggagaacatgaacatgttgaTGAACCAGTTGACGCCCGAGGACAGGAAG ACATTTAACTTTGACGTGCGTCAGCTGAACTGGCCCGAGTACATAGAGAACTACTGCATCGGCACCAAGAAGTACGTCCTGAACGAAGACATGTCCGACATTCCCGCTGCCAGGCAGCACCTGAGGAA ACTGAGGAACATCCGCTACACCTTCAACACTCTGTTGGTGGTTTTCATCTGGAGGGTGTTTATCGCCCGCTCCCAGATGGCCAGGAACATCTGGTACTTTGTGGTCAGCCTCTGTTTCAAGTTCCTCTCCTACTTCCGTGCATCCAGCACCTTAACCAACTGA
- the si:dkey-97m3.1 gene encoding fatty acyl-CoA reductase 1 isoform X2, producing MASIAEYYAGKNVLITGGTGFMGKVLVEKLLRSCPEVKALYLLVRPKAGQSMQQRVSDMMKCKLFDRVREDNPDFHQKIVAVSSELTQPGLAISPEDVERLNACVNIVFHCAATIRFDEPLKHALQLNVLATQQLLGLAHQMQHLEAFIHISTAYANCNRKYIDEVIYPPPVEPKKLIELLEWMDDGIVRDITPRLIGDRPNTYTYTKALAEYVVQQEQGKLNIGIVRPSIVGASWQEPFPGWIDNFNGPSGVFIAAGKGILRTMRANNDAVADLIPVDVVINLTLAAGWHTAVHRPKTSLVYNCTTGGINPFRWGEIEHHVMSSFKRNPLDQAFRRPNANITSNYLINQYWVLVSHKFPALLYDLFLRLTGQKPQMMRIFNRLHKAINLLEYFSRQDWEWNSENMNMLMNQLTPEDRKTFNFDVRQLNWPEYIENYCIGTKKYVLNEDMSDIPAARQHLRKLRNIRYTFNTLLVVFIWRVFIARSQMARNIWYFVVSLCFKFLSYFRASSTLTN from the exons ATGGCGTCCATCGCGGAATACTACGCCGGCAAGAACGTCCTGATCACGGGCGGCACGGGCTTCATGGGCAAAGTGCTGGTAGAGAAGCTGCTGAGGTCGTGCCCCGAGGTCAAAGCCCTCTACCTCCTGGTCAGACCCAAGGCCGGGCAGTCCATGCAGCAGAGGGTCAGCGACATGATGAAGTGCAAA CTCTTCGACCGCGTGCGGGAGGACAACCCCGACTTCCACCAGAAGATCGTGGCCGTCAGCAGCGAGCTGACGCAGCCGGGCCTGGCCATCAGCCCGGAGGACGTGGAGCGGCTCAACGCCTGCGTCAACATCGTCTTCCACTGCGCCGCCACCATCCGCTTCGACGAGCCGCTCAA ACACGCCCTGCAGCTGAACGTACTCGCCACGCAGCAGCTCCTCGGCCTGGCCCACCAGATGCAGCACCTCGAGGCCTTCATCCACATCTCCACCGCCTATGCAAACTGCAACCGCAAGTACATCGACGAGGTCATCTACCCTCCGCCCGTCGAGCCCAAGAAGCTCATCGAGTTGCtcga GTGGATGGACGACGGCATCGTGCGGGACATCACGCCGCGCCTCATCGGCGACAGGCCCAacacctacacctacaccaAAGCCCTGGCGGAGTACGTGgtgcagcaggagcagggcAAGCTCAACATCGGCATCGTCAGACCCTCCATAGTGGGGGCCAGCTGGCAGGAGCCCTTCCCC GGTTGGATTGACAACTTCAACGGGCCGAGCGGAGTCTTCATAGCC GCCGGCAAGGGCATCCTGCGCACCATGAGGGCCAACAACGACGCGGTGGCCGACCTGATCCCCGTGGACGTGGTCATCAACCTCACCCTGGCGGCGGGCTGGCACACTGCGGTTCACAG ACCTAAAACCTCCCTGGTGTACAACTGCACGACCGGCGGCATCAACCCGTTCCGCTGGGGAGAAATCG AGCACCATGTGATGTCGTCCTTCAAGAGGAACCCCCTGGATCAGGCCTTCCGCAGGCCCAACGCCAACATCACATCCAACTACCTGATCAACCAGTACTGGGTGCTGGTCAGCCACAAGTTCCCCGCCCTCCTCTACGACCTCTTCCTGCGTCTCACCGGACAGAAACCGCA GATGATGCGCATCTTTAACCGCCTGCACAAGGCCATCAACCTCCTAGAGTATTTCAGCAGACAGGACTGGGAGTGGAACTCggagaacatgaacatgttgaTGAACCAGTTGACGCCCGAGGACAGGAAG ACATTTAACTTTGACGTGCGTCAGCTGAACTGGCCCGAGTACATAGAGAACTACTGCATCGGCACCAAGAAGTACGTCCTGAACGAAGACATGTCCGACATTCCCGCTGCCAGGCAGCACCTGAGGAA ACTGAGGAACATCCGCTACACCTTCAACACTCTGTTGGTGGTTTTCATCTGGAGGGTGTTTATCGCCCGCTCCCAGATGGCCAGGAACATCTGGTACTTTGTGGTCAGCCTCTGTTTCAAGTTCCTCTCCTACTTCCGTGCATCCAGCACCTTAACCAACTGA